One Bacteroidales bacterium DNA segment encodes these proteins:
- a CDS encoding acyl transferase yields MVNLKEEIFQISSKEEFERIALEVFRYQAQNIPIYKEYIERLRINPEEINHSEKIPFLPIQFFKSREIKPIGVEASAVFESSGTTGSQTSRHFVADIELYIKSFTLAFSHFYGNPADYCILALLPSYIERQGSSLVFMVDRLIKQSKHPESGFFLNEFDNLAEILNRLDSNGQKCLLIGVSFALVDFTEKHTFKLKNSLVMETGGMKGRRKEMIREELHHQLCNAFGLKGIHSEYGMTELLSQAYSDGKGIFKCPNWMKVVIRDPYDPFSTLSHQKAGAVNIIDLANIYSCSFIQTEDLGKTHDDGSFEILGRMNEAQLRGCNLLVY; encoded by the coding sequence ATGGTTAATTTAAAAGAAGAGATATTTCAGATTAGCAGCAAAGAGGAGTTTGAAAGGATAGCCCTTGAGGTTTTTCGATACCAGGCTCAAAATATTCCTATTTATAAGGAGTATATCGAACGACTTCGGATAAATCCAGAAGAAATAAACCATTCTGAAAAGATTCCATTTCTTCCTATTCAGTTTTTTAAATCAAGAGAGATAAAACCAATAGGTGTTGAAGCAAGCGCAGTATTTGAAAGTAGCGGAACAACTGGAAGTCAAACAAGCAGGCATTTTGTTGCTGATATTGAGTTATATATAAAGAGTTTTACCTTAGCGTTTAGCCATTTCTATGGCAATCCCGCTGATTATTGTATACTAGCATTGCTTCCATCATATATTGAACGCCAAGGATCATCATTGGTTTTTATGGTTGATCGGTTAATCAAACAATCTAAACACCCTGAGAGCGGTTTTTTTTTAAATGAGTTTGATAATCTTGCTGAAATCCTTAATCGCTTAGATTCTAATGGGCAGAAGTGCTTATTGATAGGTGTTTCATTTGCCCTTGTTGACTTTACAGAAAAGCATACCTTTAAGTTGAAAAACTCTCTTGTAATGGAAACTGGGGGCATGAAGGGTAGAAGAAAAGAGATGATAAGGGAAGAGTTACACCATCAGCTATGTAACGCTTTTGGTTTAAAGGGGATTCATTCCGAATATGGTATGACAGAACTATTATCGCAGGCCTATTCTGATGGCAAGGGTATTTTTAAATGCCCAAATTGGATGAAGGTAGTAATCCGCGATCCATATGATCCCTTTTCAACATTATCGCATCAAAAAGCGGGTGCTGTCAATATAATTGATCTTGCAAATATTTATTCCTGCTCATTTATTCA